The Clostridium sp. DL-VIII DNA window AGAATACTGGAACTTCCTATATCTAGTGCAACTGTGGAAGAAGCAGCAACAGCTATTAATTGTGAAGAGAAAGAAATTGCAAAAACAATGTCGTTTAAAATTAATGATAAGGCAATTTTAATTGTGATGGCTGGAGATGCAAAAATTGATAATTCTAAGTACAAAGCGCAGTATCATACAAAAGCAGTAATGCTAAAAGGTGATGAAGTGGAGCAAATAACAGGGCATCCTGTTGGAGGTGTATGTCCCTTTGGAATTAGATCTGACATTGAAGTATATTTAGATGAATCACTAAAAAGATTTTTAAAAATATATCCTGCATGCGGCAGCAGAAATAGTGCAATAGAACTTTCTCTCGAGGAATTAGAAAAATATTCTAATTATAAAGAATGGATTGATGTTTGCAAAGGTTGGAATTAACAGTATGAGTATATAAAAAATACACTGCCCTCTTGTTAATCCGTATTTTCTTATACTCATC harbors:
- a CDS encoding YbaK/EbsC family protein, translated to MSLESVKNYFKKWNMEDRILELPISSATVEEAATAINCEEKEIAKTMSFKINDKAILIVMAGDAKIDNSKYKAQYHTKAVMLKGDEVEQITGHPVGGVCPFGIRSDIEVYLDESLKRFLKIYPACGSRNSAIELSLEELEKYSNYKEWIDVCKGWN